The Solibacillus sp. FSL W7-1464 genome contains a region encoding:
- a CDS encoding peptidoglycan DD-metalloendopeptidase family protein: MSSKGNKLDLKKSKLSLMNRHNRKLKMAALFALLVSTVTFNIGFANETDKEKFAKVFHVYVADTYVGSVADEATVNEVVTQKEQEASEQYKDLTLDAGADISLIPEQVFTADANEEQTLKNLQEAITVQAKAYSLKVGETVVASVKDREAFEAVIDGLKLQFVTQNDLNELQNNTAKDAIPELQKNETRLVDLTLSSPITGDEVLAEPANVVSAQKAVQILQTGAAEQEAYTVKAGDVLGSIAKGHDLTTAELLKMNPALKLDTVLQIGEQVNVTVQKPLVTVKAVYEKKTVEGIDFTKIVKEDATMLKGKKVVKQEGEKGKKEVSYLITEENGVRTERIQSEANVLAEPEDRIVVIGTKVIPSVGTGTFAWPAVGGYISSNMGERWGRYHYGIDIARPSNYTIKASDNGVVKTAGKHSTYGNYVVINHKNGFESLYAHLSRIDVKVGQVVEQGSALGQMGSTGRSTGTHLHFEIHKNGKEVNPLSYLD, from the coding sequence ATGAGTTCAAAAGGAAACAAGTTAGACTTAAAAAAATCAAAACTAAGTCTAATGAATCGTCATAATAGAAAACTTAAAATGGCTGCATTATTTGCACTGCTTGTTTCTACAGTGACATTCAATATAGGTTTCGCGAATGAAACAGATAAAGAAAAATTCGCTAAAGTTTTCCACGTTTATGTAGCTGATACATACGTAGGTTCAGTTGCAGATGAAGCAACTGTAAATGAGGTTGTCACGCAAAAAGAGCAAGAGGCAAGCGAACAATATAAAGATTTAACACTAGACGCTGGGGCTGATATTTCACTTATCCCAGAGCAAGTATTTACAGCCGATGCTAATGAAGAACAAACATTAAAAAACCTTCAGGAAGCAATAACTGTTCAGGCAAAAGCCTACTCATTAAAAGTTGGGGAAACAGTTGTTGCATCAGTGAAAGATAGAGAAGCGTTTGAAGCTGTAATTGACGGATTAAAGCTTCAATTCGTGACACAGAACGATTTAAACGAGTTGCAAAATAATACTGCTAAAGATGCTATACCCGAATTACAAAAAAATGAAACACGTCTTGTCGACCTAACATTATCTTCTCCGATTACAGGGGATGAAGTGCTAGCTGAACCAGCAAATGTTGTATCAGCACAAAAAGCGGTACAAATTTTACAAACAGGTGCAGCAGAGCAAGAAGCATACACTGTAAAAGCTGGTGATGTGTTAGGTTCAATTGCAAAAGGGCATGATTTAACAACTGCTGAATTATTAAAAATGAACCCTGCACTTAAATTAGACACTGTCCTGCAAATTGGTGAACAAGTTAATGTAACTGTTCAAAAGCCATTGGTTACAGTAAAGGCGGTTTACGAAAAGAAAACTGTTGAGGGCATCGATTTTACAAAAATTGTTAAAGAAGATGCAACGATGCTAAAAGGTAAAAAAGTTGTTAAGCAGGAAGGCGAAAAAGGCAAAAAGGAAGTTTCCTACTTAATCACTGAAGAGAATGGTGTCCGAACTGAAAGAATACAATCAGAGGCGAATGTTTTAGCTGAGCCTGAAGACCGTATTGTCGTGATCGGAACTAAAGTGATTCCCTCGGTCGGAACAGGTACTTTTGCTTGGCCGGCAGTTGGCGGCTATATCTCAAGTAATATGGGAGAGCGCTGGGGACGTTACCACTACGGGATTGATATTGCCCGTCCATCAAACTATACGATAAAAGCGTCAGATAATGGTGTTGTCAAAACTGCAGGCAAGCATTCAACATACGGAAATTATGTAGTGATAAACCATAAAAACGGTTTTGAATCGTTATATGCTCATTTATCTCGGATTGATGTAAAAGTTGGACAAGTAGTTGAACAAGGTTCTGCTTTAGGACAAATGGGTTCAACAGGACGTTCAACAGGTACACATTTACATTTTGAAATTCATAAGAACGGTAAAGAAGTAAATCCGTTATCATATTTAGATTAA
- a CDS encoding adenylosuccinate synthase: MTAVVVVGTQWGDEGKGKITDFLSKRADAIARYAGGDNAGHTIKIGGETYKLHLIPSGIFYPDKLSVIGNGVVLNPKSIVTELKGLQARGIDTSNLRISNRAHVILPYHIHQDIAEEEARGDEKIGTTAKGIGPCYQDKVARIGIRVADLLDKETFEKKLRANLTLKNRLFTKFYEVEGLQFDDIFEEYYAYGQEIAHYVTDTSKVLNDVIDEGGKVLFEGAQGIMLDVDQGTYPYVTSSNPVAGGIAIGSGVGPTAVERVVGVCKAYTSRVGDGPFPSELHDEIGQQIREVGREYGTTTGRPRRVGWFDTVVVRHSRRVSGITDLALNSIDVLSGLETVKICTAYEYNGEQITEYPANLEIIEQCKPVYEELPGWSEDVTNVRTFDELPDNAKKYVQRIVELTGISLMTFSVGPSREQTNIVNEIWK, encoded by the coding sequence ATGACAGCTGTAGTTGTAGTAGGTACGCAATGGGGAGATGAAGGGAAAGGCAAAATTACAGATTTCCTTTCAAAAAGAGCAGATGCAATCGCACGTTATGCTGGTGGAGATAACGCGGGTCACACAATTAAAATCGGTGGAGAGACATATAAATTGCATTTAATCCCTTCAGGAATTTTTTATCCGGATAAACTTTCGGTTATAGGGAATGGTGTTGTGCTTAATCCAAAGTCAATTGTAACGGAATTAAAAGGACTGCAAGCTAGAGGAATTGATACATCGAACTTAAGAATTTCCAATCGTGCACATGTTATTTTGCCTTATCATATTCATCAGGATATTGCAGAGGAAGAAGCACGTGGTGATGAAAAAATAGGAACGACAGCAAAAGGAATTGGTCCATGCTACCAAGATAAAGTTGCCCGAATCGGGATTCGTGTAGCAGATCTTTTAGATAAAGAAACATTTGAGAAAAAATTACGTGCAAATTTAACATTAAAAAATCGTTTATTTACGAAGTTTTATGAAGTAGAAGGCTTACAATTCGATGATATATTCGAGGAATACTACGCATACGGTCAAGAAATCGCCCATTATGTAACGGATACATCGAAAGTGCTGAATGATGTTATTGATGAAGGCGGTAAAGTGCTGTTTGAAGGGGCACAAGGGATTATGCTTGATGTCGATCAAGGAACTTATCCATATGTAACATCTTCAAATCCAGTGGCAGGCGGTATCGCAATTGGATCAGGTGTTGGTCCAACAGCAGTAGAACGCGTTGTTGGTGTTTGTAAGGCATATACATCCCGTGTTGGAGATGGTCCATTTCCTTCTGAACTTCATGATGAAATTGGTCAGCAAATTCGGGAAGTAGGCCGTGAATATGGTACAACAACAGGTCGCCCGCGTCGTGTTGGATGGTTTGACACGGTTGTAGTTCGTCATTCACGCCGAGTTTCGGGGATAACGGATTTGGCTTTAAATTCTATTGATGTGTTATCAGGGCTTGAAACGGTTAAAATTTGTACAGCGTATGAATATAACGGAGAACAGATTACAGAATACCCGGCAAACCTGGAAATCATTGAACAGTGTAAACCTGTCTATGAGGAACTGCCAGGTTGGTCAGAAGATGTGACGAACGTTCGGACATTTGACGAGCTGCCTGATAATGCAAAAAAATATGTACAGCGCATTGTAGAGCTTACAGGTATTTCATTGATGACTTTCTCTGTTGGCCCTTCACGTGAGCAAACAAATATCGTAAATGAAATCTGGAAATAA
- a CDS encoding YybS family protein, whose protein sequence is MQNNQTRKLAHGAMMIALFTVLMAIVFYIPLANIIAAIIAPLPMIWYSANYNRKSSLLVAVIAVFITFFIGGLLLLPASLIFAAAGVAIGDAIYYKKSKVFMFISTSIVLLITFAIQYLISLRLFEVDFIRDSLALMKTSYMESIKMTENLTGQPVPKETMDMANTMLNTLEMTIPASVTFAMLFLTFIIITVNLPILKRLKVDVPKFAKFSELRLPRSVLWYYLIVLSVNLFVRPEADSSLAIIMLNISMVLWVLLTIQGISFIHFVIDAFGYPKFIKVLSTILAIPLYSFVILVGIVDLGFNARNYIREKSQK, encoded by the coding sequence ATGCAAAATAATCAAACAAGAAAGCTGGCACATGGTGCAATGATGATTGCGCTTTTCACTGTGCTGATGGCAATCGTATTTTATATTCCATTGGCGAATATTATCGCGGCGATTATTGCTCCGTTACCGATGATCTGGTATAGCGCAAACTATAATCGAAAGTCATCGCTTTTAGTCGCAGTGATTGCTGTATTTATTACTTTTTTTATCGGTGGACTGCTTTTACTACCCGCTTCATTAATCTTTGCAGCAGCAGGTGTAGCGATAGGAGATGCTATTTATTATAAAAAAAGTAAAGTATTTATGTTTATCTCCACGAGTATTGTCCTGCTCATCACATTTGCGATTCAGTATTTAATTTCATTGCGTTTGTTTGAAGTGGATTTTATTCGGGATTCTCTTGCGCTTATGAAGACGAGTTATATGGAATCGATTAAAATGACGGAAAATCTGACTGGACAACCTGTGCCCAAAGAAACAATGGATATGGCGAATACTATGTTAAATACATTGGAAATGACAATTCCGGCGTCCGTTACATTTGCCATGTTATTTTTAACATTTATTATTATTACCGTTAATTTACCTATTTTAAAACGTTTAAAAGTAGATGTACCAAAGTTTGCGAAGTTTAGTGAATTGCGTTTACCACGATCGGTATTATGGTATTACTTAATCGTTTTATCGGTGAATTTATTCGTTCGTCCAGAAGCCGATTCTTCATTGGCTATTATCATGCTAAATATTTCAATGGTATTATGGGTATTATTAACAATACAAGGTATCTCATTTATACATTTTGTCATTGATGCGTTTGGCTATCCGAAGTTTATAAAAGTTTTAAGTACAATTTTAGCGATACCTCTCTATTCGTTTGTTATTTTAGTAGGTATTGTTGATTTAGGCTTTAATGCACGTAATTACATTCGAGAAAAGAGTCAGAAATGA
- the walK gene encoding cell wall metabolism sensor histidine kinase WalK gives MQKVSFFKSIHVKLVLIYVLLIIIALQIIGIYFSKQLETNLKTNFQDSIRQRIELVHYSVREEMLKSRDETSSPSLEVSLKMILQGIATEDINKINVVDNRNRIIATSDTNDQALVGQRINEKIIRQAMSSETIWDTVSLDRDTGLRVWILAVPVMDNVGPAGELKGVIYVQSNIEKVYEQLNEVNRIFAAGIAVSLAITIILGILVARTITRPISDMRKQAQAMSKGNYARKVRVYGTDEIGQLAIAFNHLTNRLQEAQSTTEAERRKLASVLSNMTDGVIATDRKGKIILINDPALELLHDSRETTLNRPIASVLGLDQEYSFEDLIHMKDPVNLDFSMNDTPYMLRANFSVIQKETGFVNGLITVLHDITEQEKIDMERREFVANVSHELRTPLTTMRSYLEALAEGAWKDENIAPTFLNVTQTETERMIRLVNDLLQLSKMDSQEYELNLEFVEFNKFFTQIIDRFEMSKSQNVEFIRLLPEKSYFVDIDTDKLTQVIDNIISNALKYSPDGGNIRFGFTVHDNMLRVMVSDDGMGIPKENVSRIFDRFYRVDRARARSMGGTGLGLAIAREMIEAHGGKIWAESEEGQGTTIFFTLPYELDEAGDWE, from the coding sequence ATGCAAAAAGTGAGTTTTTTTAAGTCCATCCATGTAAAGCTTGTACTGATCTATGTCCTATTAATTATAATTGCGCTTCAAATTATAGGCATTTATTTTTCAAAGCAGCTTGAGACGAATTTAAAAACGAATTTCCAAGATTCGATTCGCCAAAGAATTGAGCTTGTGCATTATAGTGTTCGTGAAGAAATGCTAAAATCGCGCGATGAAACGAGCTCACCTTCACTTGAGGTTAGTTTAAAAATGATTTTGCAGGGGATCGCTACAGAAGATATTAATAAAATCAATGTAGTGGATAACCGAAACAGAATTATAGCCACTTCTGATACGAATGACCAGGCACTTGTAGGTCAGCGAATAAACGAAAAAATTATACGACAGGCGATGTCTTCGGAAACAATATGGGATACCGTTTCATTGGATCGCGATACAGGTCTGCGTGTATGGATACTGGCAGTCCCGGTAATGGATAATGTGGGACCGGCCGGTGAATTGAAAGGCGTCATTTACGTTCAGTCGAATATCGAAAAGGTATATGAGCAATTAAATGAAGTTAACCGGATTTTCGCAGCAGGTATTGCAGTGTCACTTGCTATTACAATTATTTTGGGAATTCTCGTAGCACGGACCATTACTCGCCCAATTTCGGATATGCGAAAACAGGCACAAGCGATGTCAAAAGGGAACTATGCAAGGAAAGTGCGTGTATACGGGACAGATGAAATTGGTCAGTTAGCCATTGCTTTCAATCATTTGACCAATCGCCTGCAGGAAGCACAATCCACAACTGAAGCAGAACGCCGAAAATTGGCAAGTGTACTTAGTAATATGACGGATGGTGTAATCGCAACAGACCGTAAAGGGAAAATTATATTGATTAATGATCCGGCATTGGAATTGCTTCATGATTCACGTGAAACAACTTTAAACCGCCCGATTGCATCGGTATTGGGTTTAGACCAAGAATATAGTTTTGAAGACTTGATTCATATGAAAGATCCTGTGAATCTTGATTTTAGTATGAATGATACACCGTATATGTTACGCGCAAACTTTTCTGTAATTCAAAAGGAAACCGGTTTTGTGAATGGTCTGATTACGGTATTGCACGATATTACTGAACAGGAAAAAATTGATATGGAACGTCGGGAATTTGTTGCGAACGTTTCCCATGAATTGCGAACGCCGTTAACAACGATGCGGAGTTACTTAGAAGCACTTGCAGAAGGTGCATGGAAAGATGAAAATATTGCGCCGACATTTTTAAACGTCACGCAAACCGAAACAGAGCGTATGATTCGCCTTGTAAATGATTTACTGCAGCTATCAAAAATGGACAGTCAAGAATATGAACTGAACCTGGAGTTTGTTGAATTCAATAAGTTTTTCACGCAAATTATTGACCGTTTTGAAATGTCGAAGTCACAAAATGTGGAGTTTATCCGGTTGCTTCCGGAAAAAAGTTATTTTGTTGATATTGATACTGATAAGCTGACACAAGTAATCGACAATATTATTTCAAATGCGTTGAAATATTCTCCGGATGGCGGCAATATTCGTTTTGGCTTTACAGTTCATGATAATATGCTGCGCGTTATGGTTTCAGATGATGGCATGGGGATTCCGAAAGAAAATGTATCAAGAATTTTCGATCGATTCTATCGCGTAGATCGCGCAAGAGCAAGGTCGATGGGTGGAACAGGCCTAGGCCTTGCAATTGCCCGTGAAATGATTGAAGCACATGGAGGGAAGATTTGGGCAGAAAGTGAGGAAGGACAAGGTACAACGATATTCTTCACATTGCCATATGAATTGGATGAAGCGGGGGATTGGGAATGA
- the rplI gene encoding 50S ribosomal protein L9: MKVVFLKDVKGKGKKGEIKEVAEGYARNFLIKNGYAKEANNQAISELQGQKRLEEKNAAAELQAAKDLKEQLEAITVEVKAKSGEGGRLFGSVSTKQIADALQKKHGFKVDKRKMDCNDGLRSLGFANVPVKLHQDVKATLKVHVIEE, from the coding sequence ATGAAAGTAGTATTTTTAAAAGACGTAAAAGGTAAAGGTAAAAAAGGTGAAATTAAAGAAGTGGCAGAAGGTTATGCACGTAACTTTTTAATTAAAAACGGGTATGCAAAAGAAGCTAATAACCAGGCAATTAGTGAACTGCAAGGTCAAAAGCGATTAGAAGAAAAAAATGCTGCAGCAGAATTGCAGGCAGCGAAAGATTTAAAAGAGCAATTGGAAGCAATTACAGTAGAAGTAAAAGCAAAATCAGGTGAAGGCGGTCGCCTATTTGGTTCAGTATCCACAAAGCAAATTGCGGATGCATTACAAAAGAAACATGGTTTTAAAGTAGATAAACGTAAAATGGATTGTAATGACGGACTTCGTTCATTAGGTTTTGCCAATGTTCCAGTGAAGTTACATCAAGATGTAAAGGCTACTTTAAAGGTACATGTAATTGAAGAATAA
- the yycF gene encoding response regulator YycF: MDKTILVVDDEKPIADILQFNLIKEGYRVICAYDGDEALQKVEEEQPDLMLLDIMLPKRDGMEVCREVRKKYDFPIIMLTAKGSEIDKVLGLEMGADDYVTKPFSTRELIARVKANMRRLNVPAQIEEAPAETNDIVVGSLTIQPDAYLVLKRDESIELTHREFELLHYLAKHIGQVMTREHLLQTVWGYDYFGDVRTVDVTIRRLREKIEDNPSHPLWIVTRRGVGYYLRNPEQE; encoded by the coding sequence ATGGATAAAACGATATTAGTTGTAGACGATGAAAAACCGATTGCAGATATTCTGCAATTTAATTTAATTAAAGAAGGTTATCGCGTCATTTGTGCATACGATGGAGACGAGGCACTTCAAAAAGTTGAAGAAGAACAACCTGATTTAATGTTGCTGGATATTATGTTACCTAAACGTGACGGCATGGAAGTATGTCGTGAAGTGCGTAAAAAATATGATTTTCCAATTATTATGCTGACGGCAAAAGGGTCGGAAATCGATAAAGTATTAGGACTGGAGATGGGTGCTGACGATTATGTAACAAAACCGTTCAGTACACGTGAATTAATTGCCCGTGTGAAAGCAAATATGCGTAGGTTAAACGTACCTGCCCAAATAGAAGAAGCACCTGCGGAAACGAATGATATAGTCGTTGGTTCTTTAACAATTCAGCCAGATGCCTATTTAGTATTAAAGCGTGACGAATCAATTGAATTAACACACCGCGAATTTGAATTGCTGCATTATTTAGCAAAACATATTGGTCAGGTGATGACACGTGAGCATTTGCTGCAAACAGTATGGGGTTATGACTATTTCGGTGATGTACGAACAGTGGATGTAACAATTCGTCGTTTACGTGAAAAGATCGAAGACAATCCGAGTCATCCTTTATGGATTGTTACGAGACGAGGAGTCGGCTACTACCTACGAAATCCTGAACAGGAGTAA
- the dnaB gene encoding replicative DNA helicase, whose protein sequence is MNESMMDRVPPHNSEAEQSVIGAVFLEPQALITASEIVIADDFYHIAHQKIFQTMLNLSDQGKAIDLVTVTEELSAKKELEDIGGLSYITELANAVPTAANIAHYAKIVEEKAILRRLIRVASKIADDGYTREDEVEVLLAEAEKKMLEVSNRKNAGDFKHVKDVLVQTFDNIEQLQSRDGDVTGIPTGFRDLDKMTAGFQRNDLIIVAARPSVGKTAFALNVAQSVAVKARENVAIFSLEMGADQLVMRMLCAEGNIDAQRLRTGALETEDWSKLTMAMGSLSNSGIYIDDSPGVRMTDIRAKCRRLAKENGLGMILIDYLQLILGSGKPGENRQQEVSEISRSLKGLARELKVPVIALSQLSRGVEQRQDKRPMMSDLRESGSIEQDADIVAFLYRDDYYDKESESKDIIEIIIAKQRNGPTGTVSLAFRKEYNKFLNLEFTPPPREE, encoded by the coding sequence ATGAACGAATCCATGATGGACCGTGTTCCCCCGCATAATAGTGAGGCGGAGCAATCGGTCATTGGAGCCGTTTTCCTTGAACCACAAGCTCTAATAACAGCATCCGAAATTGTTATAGCAGATGATTTTTATCATATTGCCCATCAAAAGATTTTCCAGACGATGCTGAACTTGAGCGATCAGGGAAAAGCAATTGATCTTGTCACTGTAACGGAAGAATTATCAGCAAAAAAAGAGCTCGAGGATATCGGCGGGTTAAGTTATATTACGGAATTGGCGAATGCTGTCCCGACAGCTGCCAATATCGCACACTACGCAAAGATAGTAGAGGAAAAGGCGATTTTACGTCGCCTTATTCGCGTTGCATCTAAAATTGCGGATGACGGATATACGCGTGAGGATGAGGTAGAAGTACTTTTAGCAGAAGCTGAAAAGAAAATGCTTGAAGTTTCGAACCGTAAAAATGCGGGTGATTTTAAGCACGTTAAAGATGTACTCGTTCAAACATTTGATAACATTGAACAGCTTCAGTCACGTGACGGAGATGTGACGGGTATTCCTACCGGTTTCCGTGATTTGGACAAGATGACTGCGGGTTTCCAACGCAACGATTTAATTATTGTAGCGGCCCGTCCGTCAGTTGGTAAAACAGCATTCGCCTTAAACGTAGCCCAAAGTGTTGCTGTAAAGGCCCGTGAAAATGTTGCGATTTTTTCTCTTGAGATGGGAGCAGACCAGCTTGTCATGCGTATGTTATGTGCAGAAGGGAATATTGATGCACAACGCTTGCGTACAGGCGCTTTGGAGACAGAGGACTGGAGCAAGCTGACGATGGCTATGGGAAGTTTATCGAATTCCGGTATTTATATCGATGACTCTCCGGGTGTGCGTATGACAGATATACGTGCTAAATGCCGACGTTTAGCTAAGGAAAACGGCTTAGGGATGATTTTAATTGATTACTTGCAGCTTATTTTAGGTAGCGGTAAACCAGGGGAAAACCGTCAGCAGGAAGTATCGGAAATTTCACGTTCTTTAAAAGGTTTAGCGCGTGAACTAAAAGTACCCGTTATAGCCTTATCACAGCTGTCTCGCGGTGTAGAGCAGCGTCAAGATAAACGTCCGATGATGAGTGACTTGCGTGAATCTGGTTCGATTGAGCAGGATGCCGATATCGTAGCCTTCTTATACCGTGATGATTACTACGATAAAGAATCGGAAAGTAAAGATATTATCGAAATCATTATTGCAAAACAGCGTAACGGTCCAACAGGCACGGTAAGCTTGGCATTCCGAAAAGAATACAATAAGTTTCTTAATTTAGAATTTACCCCTCCTCCACGAGAAGAATAA
- a CDS encoding DHH family phosphoesterase, which translates to MGIFRKRPIRYPLLVLFLLGAVAAILIMMWNVWVGIAFIAIYSAAAYYTVKVELLTYVETEKHIQALSYRMEDVGKEAFLEMPFGILLMNDEMTVEWANPFMLRVLQHESLVGYELEMISEELPILVKEDQKNETVIAINDRKYHIYYKEEEKLFYFFDITKQVQIEKQYMADRTVLAILFIDNYDELTSGMDDQARSVTNTMMTSIINEWAAHYDIFVKRIASDRYMAVLNESILSELEQKRFSILDVIRERTLIQKNLSLTLSIGIGAGSQSLVELGQLAQSGLDLVLGRGGDQVAIKQSNGKIRFYGGKTNPVEKRTRVRARVISHALSDLIQDSDRVFVMGHKNPDMDSIGASVGVRKMVAMNGIEGFVVVNFEEVRGSVDRLMTELEQKTDFYDRFITPDEALSKITPKSLVVIVDTHKPSMVIDSRILSRTDKVVVIDHHRRGEEFINNPTLVYMEPYASSTAELVTELLEYQPQNEKLLPLEATALLSGIIVDTKSFTLRTGARTFEAASYLRTFGADTVLIQRLLKEDVETYVARSKIIQTVEFPFAGIAVANGEDSKIYDSVLIAQTADILLTMKDVGASFVIAHRNDGQIGISARSLGEVNVQLVMERLGGGGHLTNAATQMQAQSIDEVKKYLYEAINEVVEGSKES; encoded by the coding sequence ATGGGGATTTTTCGTAAAAGACCAATTCGATATCCACTATTAGTATTGTTTTTACTTGGTGCAGTAGCAGCTATCCTTATTATGATGTGGAATGTATGGGTGGGAATAGCCTTTATAGCTATTTATTCAGCAGCAGCTTACTACACGGTAAAAGTTGAATTATTAACATATGTAGAAACCGAAAAGCATATTCAAGCACTTTCTTACCGAATGGAGGATGTCGGAAAAGAGGCATTTCTGGAAATGCCATTCGGAATCCTGTTAATGAATGATGAAATGACGGTGGAATGGGCCAACCCGTTTATGCTTCGCGTCCTGCAGCACGAATCGCTGGTCGGATATGAACTGGAAATGATTTCAGAAGAGCTGCCTATACTTGTTAAAGAGGATCAAAAAAATGAAACGGTCATTGCTATCAATGATCGAAAATACCATATTTATTATAAAGAAGAAGAGAAACTTTTCTATTTCTTTGATATTACAAAGCAAGTACAGATTGAAAAGCAGTATATGGCGGACCGTACAGTACTTGCCATTCTATTTATCGATAACTATGATGAGCTCACATCGGGCATGGATGACCAGGCACGAAGCGTAACCAATACGATGATGACATCGATTATAAATGAATGGGCAGCACATTATGATATTTTTGTTAAAAGAATCGCATCGGATCGTTACATGGCTGTGTTAAATGAATCGATTTTATCTGAGCTTGAGCAGAAGCGTTTTTCAATTTTAGATGTAATCCGTGAACGAACATTGATTCAGAAAAATTTATCATTAACGTTAAGTATCGGTATTGGAGCAGGCTCTCAATCCCTTGTAGAGCTTGGACAATTAGCGCAGTCGGGTCTTGATTTGGTTCTGGGCCGTGGTGGTGACCAAGTAGCCATTAAGCAGTCCAATGGTAAGATTCGCTTTTATGGGGGCAAAACAAACCCTGTTGAAAAGCGCACAAGAGTACGTGCCCGTGTAATATCGCATGCATTGAGTGATTTGATTCAAGATAGTGACCGCGTTTTCGTAATGGGCCATAAGAACCCGGACATGGACTCAATAGGAGCATCTGTCGGTGTACGTAAAATGGTTGCAATGAACGGAATTGAAGGATTTGTTGTAGTCAATTTTGAAGAAGTGCGCGGAAGTGTGGACCGGCTAATGACCGAGTTGGAGCAAAAAACCGATTTTTACGATCGCTTTATTACACCGGATGAGGCTTTATCCAAAATTACTCCGAAATCACTTGTAGTCATTGTCGATACCCATAAACCGAGCATGGTAATTGATAGTCGGATATTAAGCAGGACAGATAAGGTCGTTGTTATTGACCATCACCGTCGCGGGGAAGAATTTATCAATAATCCGACATTAGTATATATGGAGCCATATGCATCTTCTACAGCAGAACTTGTTACAGAGCTGCTGGAATACCAGCCTCAAAATGAAAAGTTATTGCCGCTTGAAGCGACAGCATTATTGTCTGGTATTATAGTGGATACAAAAAGCTTTACATTAAGAACAGGTGCGCGTACATTTGAAGCCGCTTCGTATTTACGTACATTTGGTGCTGATACTGTACTGATTCAACGTCTGTTAAAAGAAGATGTAGAAACATATGTTGCCCGTTCAAAAATTATTCAAACTGTAGAATTTCCGTTTGCAGGAATTGCGGTTGCAAATGGTGAAGATTCAAAAATATACGATTCCGTATTGATCGCACAAACGGCAGATATTTTACTTACAATGAAAGATGTCGGTGCCTCGTTTGTCATCGCCCATCGCAATGATGGACAAATCGGCATTAGTGCACGTTCATTGGGAGAAGTAAATGTCCAGCTTGTCATGGAAAGGCTTGGCGGTGGAGGCCATTTAACAAATGCCGCTACACAAATGCAGGCACAATCCATTGATGAAGTGAAAAAGTATTTGTATGAAGCAATTAATGAAGTAGTCGAAGGGAGCAAAGAATCATGA